The genome window tgggctctagagcacaggctcagtagttgtggtgcatgggcttagttgccccgtggcatgtgggatcttcctggaccagggattggacccgtgtaccctgcattggcaggtggattcttaaccactgctccaccagggaaggccgtcatagtttatttatttttatttatttactttttatattttggtcatactctgtggcacgtgggatcttagttccctgaccagggattgaacctgtgcctgctgcattggaagcgcagagtcttaaccactggaccaccagggaagtctgagactCACAGTTTATATatatgctcaaggtcacataattTACTAATGACAGAATTGGATTGAGACTCCAGAACTCACGATCTTCAGACTTTGCTTCTCGGGCATACAAATACTTTTAATATACATCTTAAATTATGTATGTaatccttaaaaaatatattattaaatacttAAAGATCTAGGCCTTGCTAGTCAACCCTAGTCACATTTAAATTGCATTCATTTTTTGGTTTCAGAAATCTGATGTATCTGGAATAGTAAGAACAGGCTCCATGAAGGAGGTGGGAATTAGACTGAAAGAATTTAGAGTTGGAAGGAACTTTAGAAGACATTTTGAACAGTGTCTTAAGTTACAGATACAAAAACTGAACATTGCCCCCTGCGCATACTTTTTCTTACACCCAGGGTATGTGGTATACAAAAACCTCTTTGTGGAAGAGCCACGTCAAGCACTGAGAAGccaatttttttccctcccaatCTGACATTCTTTAtatcattcactcatttgttctaTGTAGCATATCCTTACTTTCATCAAAATCATTAACCAAATTAAGTTTGATTTTACCATTTCTTAACATGGTTCATTTCAATTTCAGGTATTCCACTTGTCTTttcactccccactccctgcccccgCAATCCCGCACAAATATTCtgcctagaaaaatggaaacagacacaAGTTGAATTGGCATCTTGCtttcttatcttttgtttttcatgtcttaATCATTTTGCTTTACATTGTGGGGATTTTCCTCAATTTTATCTGTTGCATATTAAAATtccagctgtttttttttgtggtacgcgggcctctcactgttgtggcctctcccgttgcggagcactggctccggacgcgcaggctcagcggccatggctcacgggcccagccgctccgcggcatgtgggatcttcccggaccggggcacgaacccgtgtcccctgcattggcaggcggactctcaaccactgcaccaccagggaagccagttgTCTTTCTTTAAATagcctatttttgttgttgttgttccactgagataataaatgtatctgTCTGAGGATGACagttagtttaaaatttttttcttcttctcttccctgGATTGCTTCTGTACCTTCTCTGCTCCCTGCTCcctgttttttttctattcattttattgGTCTTTGTCTTTTGTGCATGACCCTTGCTCAGATACCTGGTGATTCTGGGTTGTCCACTCATATTTGAGAGTGAGATTCTAAATGCCAAGCTCATGAGGATGGAACTTATTAATTGGTGGGCCTTCCCATAGGTTGAATAGGTACGGACCTGTTTGTTTTACTAGGAAACACCAAATgttaacaattacaaatatttttccttggatCAGAAAGTTGCTCCAGAAGAAACCTTCCAGTTTCCTTGAGCGTGTTAGCTTAGCTGCCAGTGCTCTGCGAGCTAAATGGGGAAAGGCCCGCAAGCCTTACTGGTTAGTATGTTGACTTTCATTTTATCCCCATGTTTTCCTTCTGGTGCCTCATTCCTACTCTGGTGTCCTTGAGAACAGAGCTGGTTCAGCCTTACTAAAGAGTAAATCGTGGGTCTTATTCCCCAGTAAGGGTGAGCTTAAAACTTCTTTATTCCATCAGTTGTCCTGTTTTCAGTCCACTTCTCACTTCTACCTTCAGAAATTCCCCACACTTCCGATATCTAAGCCCTTCCAGGAGTCTGCGTGCAGATGAGTTTATCATTGATTTCCACCCCTAAAGGCTTATTAGATTTCAGCTTTCTGTGGTTGGCCAAGTCTTCATCACTGTTCATCTACTCTCTAGCTTAGTGACTCCTTGATTACTGCTgtctgttctcttgctcttttgtCTTTATATGCTGTCATCTTAGTGATGTTTCAAGGAGTGGAGACAGAAGGTTCCATCTGCCATGCTTAAATGGAAATATGCTTTGATTTTTCTAATCTTTCTTTGTAGACTTCCCCTCCTTGATCCTTTGTACTCTATTTATTATTAATAGagtataatttccatttttgtaGCCTATCTAGTTATTTTACCTCTTATATTTTGCTTAAtcaattaaattttcttctctttcacatttagaacacattctttttttcatttagtgtATTTGATATGAAGTCGTATTAAAAAATGAACCTATATTCTAGAAATAAAGGTATTAGATTGCTAATGCATTATTACTTTCTCTAGAGGAAGGGTATCTGAGTGCTTTGATAGTTTTAGTTTTGCTTTCAAAAGAAATTACTGGTTCATATTCCAGATTATCCATACCATTAAAGGTGTAGGAACCTGGTTTTAGAATGCTAATTTGTGACGTGTGGTAGAGAATTGCATATTAGAGTCCTTTGCATAGAGAATTAATagcttatttattaaatatgacTTCTTGGGAGCAGGCATACCCAAGTAATGGCTTTCACTTATGgaaaaaacatcataaaataataaaatatagataaatggacagagaagtttttaaagaatattttttaaaatgtaattacagCATAAGATGTAATTTTTCAGTAAGCATAGTAAAGGTAAATgctgttatattttataaaacaaatgaattaaggtttttcttttgttaaaattaaaacatcttttaTTTCAGGAGATATGATAACATGGTTGCTTGCTAATTCATTAACACTGCTTAAATGTTGCTTTCTCATATAGTCCACAACAGTATTCCCCACCCCAGCATAACTCTTTGTGCCCTTAtcctcctttgtttttcttcaaaacacTCTTACTCcttatattgatatttatatgtcTATTGTCTATTTTCGTTAACTAGATTAGGGCCGTTTTTTAATTCATTGCTGTATCTTGAGTGTCTAAAATCGTGCATGGCACATtgaaggtattcaataaatatttgttaaaggaatcaaggattaaatatttgtaatttacaGGAGAAAACATGCCTACTTTCAGTTAGAAattgaaattatttgaaatagtGCATGAGATTAGGTGAAACAAGTTATTAGGGTATAGTCAAGAGAGTGATAATATTAGGAAGTTGAGTTACTGATTTGGGTTCTAAGACCCTCCTAGCATTTCCGTTTTATGCTGCCTATATCTCCTCCCCGTTTCAAAAGTATCTCATGAGTGAGGTTCATTTGGAAGGTTCCTTGCATCTTCACAGTTTTATAGGTTGGAAAATTATAGGTAGAATAATTTCTTTTGAAAGACACACGTTTAAGTTGCCTCTCTACTTTTCTTAGCTGGATGAAAAAGAAAGTCGGCGTCTGTTCCAACAAATCCTTTCTGGTGTGGATTATTGTCACAGGCATATGGTGGTCCACAGAGATTTGAAACCTGAAAATGTCCTGCTTGATGCACACATGAATGCAAAGATTGCTGATTTTGGTAAggatatttttatagtttcatatATTCATTATGTTTAACAAACATCAGTAGGATTCTTCAGATAACTTTTGCTTTTATATAATAGACTGAGTATCCCAAAGTAGCATATCCTCACCATTTGTCTATGAGCtacaaaaagaagtaaaaataaggaattctcttagctttatgTCTTTAAAATTGACTTTTATGACATAGGCAAACAATTTAAATTGGCAGCATTAGCGACATCACTTGAAAAGAGACCATTATTTGTGAAGGACCATTTTTTAACTATTTGCTAAATAGTGTTATCAATAGAACACACTGTTTTCAGTGTGTGCTTCTGATCAAGTATGGAGCAAGAGGAAAGAGACTGGGCTGGAGTTATTCAGACTTTGAAAGCCAGAAGGCAAACCAtatgaacaaaattatttttaaaaaaagaaagtaaaatattttaaatagaaaaacatagtTTCAGCTTGAGGaaaatttaatgaatttatttttcctttatttcttatataaattGCCATTGACATTATTAAACCTGAGATAAAAATGAATATCTACAAGTctctttttttagtttcatttcaaATCAGAGGAGATACttatattttcttaagttttgtatatgtttatatattttaatctatagAGATTCACTAAATAGTGCCCAACAGCTCTGAGCTGCTGAGTTTTTTTGTAACTGACTAAATTATTACACTTTCTTATTCTAtagttgtcattattttttatacattgtaTTTTTGAGGAggcagagttttctttttttctttttttttggccacactgcgcagcttgcgggatcttagttcccccgccagggattgaacccgggcgacagcagtgaaagcaccgagtcctaacaactggaccaccggGGAGTTCCcgagttttctttttgtagtagAACTATGAAGGAactttgatattaaaaattattattatttattttatttttatttatatatattcttttgcggtacgcgggcctctcactgttgtggcctctcccgttgcggagcacaggctccggacgcgcaggctcagcggccatgctcacgggcctagccactccgcggcatgtgggatcttcccagaccggggcacgaacccgtgtcccctgcatcggcaggcggactctcaaccactgcgccaccagggaggccctataattttttttttaaagaatcagaatGGAGGTTAATAGAAACTTTTAATTCggttctacatttttttctagtaatttCTATATTAATAAAACTTAAACATGCCCAGTTTATTCTATTAAACAAAATAACCAATAACTTAATATGTACTCATGAAACTCCAACAATGCACTAACTTTATATGTTGAAACAGATTGCAGATTTTATGGCATAAAGGCAAAATATTTGGGAACAGTAAAGACTACAGGATTCTGTTGAAGCAAAGAACAAAATGATGATTTATCACTTTAATGCAAACTCaattttattgtttaatggaattttgtttttatttttgttcttgggAAATCTTGAGCAGTGGATTTTGTGCATTTTCAGGTCTTTCAAACATGATGTCAGATGGTGAATTTTTAAGAACAAGTTGTGGCTCACCCAACTATGCTGCACCAGAAGTAATTTCAGGAAGGTAGTGTTTGCCACCTCCTCCCCGCccaatatatttgtaattgtctTCTTTTCCTAGACTTTGTTAGTCTATAGTGTAATATTCAATTCTATTGAAAGGaatttaaagcttatttttttcttatccagAAGGTAttctattttaagaataaaacattATAAGTGAATAAGGATTAAGGACTCCATTTATTGAGGAGGATGTTGGTTTGCAAGTCAAAATTATATTAGTTAGATGAGAGTACTCGTTTTTTCCCCTGGTGGAAGAAACTGAAGGTTTAAAACTAGCAAGTTTTAAAGGTGAGACATTAAAAACTTGAATAATACAGAAATATCTAGTAGTAAGAAATAGTGTACTATTTGCTTAGATGAAGAATTAAAAGTGTAATGGGTagctttaatttttcaaattagctTTAGCTTTTATGATAACGTGCCTTGGGGAATTGGACTGAAGTATTGATAAAGTCctcagattttatttaattttcattctttaaatcttctagagactgaaatattttaagaattctaaTCTCTCAATTTACTAACCACCAGCATTGAGAACATGAGGATCTTAGTATAGGGCAGCTGTTCGGATAGTTTAGATGAcaggaaaatttaattttttgaagagtaACTGTTCTTCACTATActactgaaagtgaaaacaaagaagCTAAAGTTTGTTTACTAGTTTTTATAATTAACTTTTAATAACTTTTCATTCAAACCATGTTTCTTTGTTTGAATGTCTTACATCCTGATTAATTTAGAATGCAGAAATAGAGtagtattttctttctattttcataaGCTTGCTTGCCTAGACTGCTCAGAGAAATTATATTTGTGTTAAGGCATGGTTATGAGTAAGGCAGAAATATCTAATTTTAGATTTATCAAGGTTCATCATTACCTTTTTATACTAACttaatgtttaaattattatttcatggGGGTTGTCtatttggggaagaaaacaatTTAGGATCTGGATACTGGGGGCAGtgttaattaaataaacaaaaagaaatgtaattgtgCATATATGTAATGGGCCATTACTGAAGTCTAATTTTCCCAGTTTGGATAAGGTCCTTCTGTGAGGTCTAGATGTATGGAAACTTTTACTTTCAAAATAGTATATATTGATCAGTTCAATAATTTATTTGACCAATTTAAAgaaatccttccctgaagccagaCTTTGAATGGGTTATCTAATTAGTCAGTAGCTAGTTAAGTCAGTGGGTTACAGTGTATTGCAAATAAGAGTTTCAAATCTTCTGCGAATTAGTTAGCTGGGCTTCATTCTACAGCCTCAGGCCCCTTTTACCTTGGTATGAGGTATGAGGGTTATTTCAGAGAGTGGCTTTAGAGTCAGAACATTCTCACTTGATGAAAGATCACTTAATCTCTCCTCTGTAACCAAAAAACAATGGTTTTAAATTCAGTAATGATATGTTTGTTCAAAGTTTGGCCCTATTGATTGGATATCATGAGGACCCTTGTGAGGTAGTATGGACAGAATTTTAGCTATAgtttgtaacttaaaaaaattcttaatttttgttttcaaagataATACTGATAGAATTAGTATAGAATCTGTATGTGTAGTACACAGCAGTGACTTATAGAAACCATATTCTGACTAATAATTCTTTATGAAGtatctatatttaaaatgattaattgaTTTACTCTTTAAGTTACTAATGATTGTTTAATCCAATTGATATTTCCTGTTACAGATTGTATGCTGGTCCAGAGGTAGATATATGGAGCAGTGGGGTTATTCTCTATGCTTTATTATGTGGAACACTTCCATTCGATGATGATCACGTGCCAACTCTTTTTAAGAAGATATGTGATGGGATCTTTTATACCCCTCAGTATTTAAACCCTTCTGTGATTAGCCTTTTGAAACATATGCTGCAGGTGGATCCCATGAAGAGAGCCACAATCAAAGATATCAGGTGATAAAGCAACTTGATTATCAGATCTAATAGTATCAGTGatataagtgaaagaaaatttTGCAGAACAGTATGTACAATGTAATCctgtttttatgttaaaaatagtgtatagactcatttattttattttgatatttaagaACACATACTAACCCGGCTGCTTTAGGGAAGTAAGATTGGTAGGAGGAAGGGCTTTcacttttttgcttttgtttctttatttgttttgaaattgTAGCAGTGaacattatattacttttttttttattccatacatCTACAAAGTTGCTTTAATGAAATTCTgaatacaatattttttattaaagtaaatgTGTATACTGTAACTAAAATAGAGGGGAATTCACTCTTAGCTaagtattataataatatacttGGGGTTCAGTAAGGAAAATATAATCTCTTCTAGGCATTTCAAACAGGATAATATCTGATCAGAAAAATAGGTGCTTACAAAATAAGGTGGAGGAGTTAAAGTCAGAAGTGGGGGAAGGGTGCTTTGATCTGTCAGTTTTGTCACTCCTCACTAGTTCTTAGGACACCagtaagttacttttttttttaacttttttttaaattcaaacagaaagtcacaaaaattataatcatcctcatcagttcactcagtcccatgtaattattatttttttatcttgatcttttgttagcacttttatgaattcatcagttttccattagagttctgaaaatgcttattcattcagttcagcagtatagtcagttaccagaaacctgaaCTTGTCagtgtattactttttttttttttgcggtacgcgggcctctcactgttgtggcctctcccgttgcggagcacaggctctggacgcgcaggctcagcggccatggctcacgggcccagccgctccgcggcacgtgggatcttccaggaccggggcatgaacccgtgtcccctgcatcggcaggtggactctcaaccactgcaccacctgcgAAGCCCAgtgtattactttttaatttaaaaaaagagctaataAAAAGGACCCTGGTTGGGTATTAGATTTGGTAGtgattctttaagattttctatagtATGCTTCACGTTTGACTTTTACATATTCTCATGGGGACTAATATTTTTTCATAGTAAATTTCTGTGTTGCTATTTGAGTTCTGATCTTATAAATTatcatatttttcccttttgttcatCTCAGGGAATGAGAAAATTTTGATTCAATCAATgacatgtttgtttttgtagtagtATACATTGAATTACATATGAAATTACTGTTTTGTAGGTAAAAAAGTCCATCAATTTTACCAGTTGCATATGGTTCCACGGAATAGTTTAAATAAGGCAAAAGTGATGATGACAAATCTCCTTCTCAAATTTGGGCAGGTCATTTCtgatgaagattttttaaaaaactgcaaactTTGTTTCTTCTaccatcatttttctttcctttttttcccttatggAAATTTCTCTTTTGGTCTTCTAACTGCTAGACAGCACACTTCTCTGAGATGGAGGgcgaaggaagaaagaaatcagacGTATATCTGGGAATAGTAAAGAAGAAAGCATTAGgataatgaagaagaaagaaagatcatATGTAGAACTTAAAGCTTGATTcctaaaatagataattaataaggacctactgtatagcacagggaactctactcaatactatgtaatgacttatatgggaaaagaatctaaaaaagtggatatatgtatatgtataactggattcactgtgctgtacggcagaaagtaacacaacattgtaaatcaactatattccaattaaaaaaagaagaaaagaaaaaagcttcatTCCTTTCCATTTACTCCATATGCTGCAGACTAGCTAAAAAACAGACTGTGAGTGGCGGGGCATGACTTTACCACTAGAGGAGAAGGACTAGTCATTctgtaaaatttatatttcagacTATCTTAGTGATAgctttttcttgtgttttacatgttttttccaatttaaatgaaatatgtgACAATTGGAAAAGACTTAGAAAACAcgaaaaaaattagagaagagaattaaactgatttttaattCCATTACCCAGAATATAATCATTGTTCTTTTGGGTGTTTTCCTCTCttaatgtttttagttttagcatattttttttaCATAGTTCAAGTCAAAAATATCCTTTTATATATGAAGTTAGGAAATCCTCAGTTCCTTCATTAAAATAAGGGGATATTATCTTCACAGAGTTGTTTGAAAATGAGgtgagataatatatatgaagTGTTTAGCCCAAAATCTaccacatagtaagcactcaatgaatAACAGttgtctatttttgttgttgttatatatttTGTCACTTAACATTATATCCAAAGAGTATTATAATGAATCCACAGActaattttgttctctttctgagctGGAAATAACATGGTCTTTGCCATTGCCATTTGTTCCAAAACTTTGAAGTGTAGACACTTTGTTTCTGGTTGCTCCAGCAGTGTTTTCTCCCTCTTAAAATCAGAGGAAGGCTGGAGAATTTCCCTTaacatatacaatgaaatgtgagccagaagaggaaaatctcagttttaaaaaaatgatagggcttccctggtggcgcagtggttgagagtccgcctgccgatgcaggggacacgggttcgtgccccggtccgggaagatcccacatgccgcggggcggctgggcccgtgagctatggccgctgagcctgcgtgttcggagcctgtgctctgcaacgggagaggccacaacagtgagaggcccgcgtaccgcaaaaaaaaaaaaaaaaaataataataataatacagtatgagtataaatataaatgaattcataTCCTAAATTCCCCCAAACTGTTACTTTCAGTCTCATCTCTCCTAGAAGTCCTTCTGACCCCTGCCATTTTCTCTCAGGGAACATGAATGGTTTAAACAGGACCTTCCAAAATATCTCTTTCCTGAGGATCCATCATATAGTTCAACCATGATTGATGATGAAGCCTTAAAAGAAGTATGTGAAAAATTTGAATGCTCAGAAGAGGAGGTTCTCAGCTGCCTTTATAACAGAAATCACCAGGACCCTTTGGCAGTTGCCTACCACCTCATAATAGACAACAGGAGAATAATGAATGAGGCCAAAGATTTTTACTTGGCAACAAGCCCACCAGATTCTTTTCTCGATGATCACCACTTGACCCGGCCCCATCCTGAAAGAGTACCATTCTTGGTTGCTGAAACACCAAGGGCACGCCATACCCTCGATGAATTAAATCCACAGAAATCCAAACACCAAGGTGTAAGGAAAGCAAAATGGCATTTGGGAATTAGAAGTCAAAGTCGCCCAAATGATATCATGGCAGAAGTTTGTAGAGCAATTAAACAACTGGATTATGAATGGAAggtaagaaagaaagagcattCTGATTATTAGCACATTTGACAAACCTGTAGTCTATATAATGTTTTCTAGAAGAATtccttttgactttgtttttctccatacCATATGCTAGGTTGTAAACCCATATTACTTGCGTGTTCGAAGAAAGAATCCTGTGACAAGTACATTCTCCAAAATGAGTCTACAGTTATACCAAGTGGACAGTAGAACATACTTATTGGATTTCCGTAGTATTGATGGTATGTACGTCACACAGAACAACATAGATGACATATTAGACCTTTTTACCTAATTTGGCATTTTAGTAAATCTTTGATTCTTTTGAAGCTTCTTGAATTGTTCCTAGTAATTCAATAGCAAAAGAACATAGAATATAAGATTTTGTGCCTTTGTTGACgtgaacatttgtgtatcttGTGAATAGTTTATTGTCCTTTTAAGATTATCTTCTAAAATCCTTAAAGCCTGATACAGCCTGATCCTAAAGTGACAGTTccttctacatttctgttttttgtagttcattttggtaagataaaatattttatttagaataaatgtTGACTTCTAGTAAATGGTGCAAAATCATACCATGGTTTGAAATGTACATTAATTCAGGTCTCCCAtacatatacactcttttttttttttttttttttttttgcggtatgcgggcctctcacttctgtggcctctcccgtcgcggagcacaggctccagacgcgcaggctcagcggccatggcccatggacctagccactccgtggcacgtgggattttcccggacaggggtacgaacccgtgtcccctgcatcggcaggcagaccctcaaccactgcgccaccagggaagccctgactcttAAAACTAATTTACCTTATCTACTAAAAAGCCTGATGGAACACATTTGACtcataattcaaataaatatcaataataattcTACCCCAGCATTATGAAAGGctatagctgtgtgtgtgtgtgtatatatatacatatatatatacgtatatatatatgtatatataaatgttctCTCACAaacagaatcttttttaaaaaataattaattatttttggctgtgttgggtcttcgttgctgcgcgtgggctttctctagctgcagcaagcaggggctactcttcattgtggtgcgcgggattctcactgcagtggcttctcttgttgcggagtgcgggctctaggagtgccagcttcagtagttgtggcacatgggctcagtagctgtggctcgcgggctctagagcacaggctcagtagttttggcacacgggctcaatagttgtggctcgtgggctctagacagcaggctcagtagttgtggcgcacgggcttagttgctccgcagcatgtgggatcttccagaccagggcctgaacctctgtcccctgcattggcaggtgggttctcaaccactgcgccaccaggaaagccccccagAACCTTTAATTAAGTAGAAGTTTATGGCAATTCTTCATTGGTCAAATCAATTGAATTAAGATATGTTGCCACTTTTGTTCATTTAAGATTATATGGAATTATTAGACGAGATTTACCTGTgaattttttgtcttctttgtaaaCTCCAAGATAGTACCTACATAGTATCAGAAAGACACAGTTTTGAGCTATGATATGTTGGCTAAACCTGTTTGTCTATGTCTAGATGGTATTTTTCTTCTAACACTTACTAACGCAGTCTGAGATACagaatgggttttatttttttccgtTGTATTTGGATTGAATTCATgaaccttggggcttccctggtggcgcagcggttcagagtccgcctgccgatgcaggggacaggggttcgtgctctggtccgggaggatcccacatgccacggagcggctgggccggtgagccatggccgctgagcctgtgcgtccggagcctgtgctctgcaacgggagaggccacaacagtgaaaggccagcgtactgcaaaaaaaaaaaatcatgaatcttAGGTTTATTAGTACCTGGGTTTACCAATTGAATGGACATTTACTGTTTTTATATTGTGTTCCCAACTTAGGTTTTCCTTGATTTTTGTTCATTGGAATTGTTCTTTTATAAGATCTTAAATCAAATATGAAGACAAAGTGGGAGAATGAAGAGCACCAAGATGAGAGTAGGAGACTTGGGTTCTAGATTTACCTCTCTGTTCATTTGTCACTTAACTCTTAAGGGGTTTATGTTTTCTTATCAATAAAATGAGgagttaaatgagatgatttcCAGGGTTGAAATTTTAAGTGCATTTATTCTATGATTTTAATATAGAAAGATTGACTTTTATTGCTAGGGAATGATGTTTATTAAGCCTCATTATTAGTTTATTGGGCTCTCTTAATCCTGGATTGCAAGACTGATGAGTAGCCAAATATGTACCCAATCTTAATAAGTCATTAGGGGAATACATTGCTGTGTGTAAAAAAGGCAAGTGGCATAAT of Delphinus delphis chromosome 3, mDelDel1.2, whole genome shotgun sequence contains these proteins:
- the PRKAA1 gene encoding 5'-AMP-activated protein kinase catalytic subunit alpha-1 isoform X2, with product MVMEYVSGGELFDYICKNGRLDEKESRRLFQQILSGVDYCHRHMVVHRDLKPENVLLDAHMNAKIADFGLSNMMSDGEFLRTSCGSPNYAAPEVISGRLYAGPEVDIWSSGVILYALLCGTLPFDDDHVPTLFKKICDGIFYTPQYLNPSVISLLKHMLQVDPMKRATIKDIREHEWFKQDLPKYLFPEDPSYSSTMIDDEALKEVCEKFECSEEEVLSCLYNRNHQDPLAVAYHLIIDNRRIMNEAKDFYLATSPPDSFLDDHHLTRPHPERVPFLVAETPRARHTLDELNPQKSKHQGVRKAKWHLGIRSQSRPNDIMAEVCRAIKQLDYEWKVVNPYYLRVRRKNPVTSTFSKMSLQLYQVDSRTYLLDFRSIDDEITEAKSGTATPQRSGSVSNYRACQRNDSDAEAQGKSSEASLTSSVTSLDSSPVDLTPRPGSHTIEFFEMCANLIKILAQ
- the PRKAA1 gene encoding 5'-AMP-activated protein kinase catalytic subunit alpha-1 isoform X1, translated to MRRLSSWRKMATAEKQKHDGRVKIGHYILGDTLGVGTFGKVKVGKHELTGHKVAVKILNRQKIRSLDVVGKIRREIQNLKLFRHPHIIKLYQVISTPSDIFMVMEYVSGGELFDYICKNGRLDEKESRRLFQQILSGVDYCHRHMVVHRDLKPENVLLDAHMNAKIADFGLSNMMSDGEFLRTSCGSPNYAAPEVISGRLYAGPEVDIWSSGVILYALLCGTLPFDDDHVPTLFKKICDGIFYTPQYLNPSVISLLKHMLQVDPMKRATIKDIREHEWFKQDLPKYLFPEDPSYSSTMIDDEALKEVCEKFECSEEEVLSCLYNRNHQDPLAVAYHLIIDNRRIMNEAKDFYLATSPPDSFLDDHHLTRPHPERVPFLVAETPRARHTLDELNPQKSKHQGVRKAKWHLGIRSQSRPNDIMAEVCRAIKQLDYEWKVVNPYYLRVRRKNPVTSTFSKMSLQLYQVDSRTYLLDFRSIDDEITEAKSGTATPQRSGSVSNYRACQRNDSDAEAQGKSSEASLTSSVTSLDSSPVDLTPRPGSHTIEFFEMCANLIKILAQ